One Emys orbicularis isolate rEmyOrb1 chromosome 20, rEmyOrb1.hap1, whole genome shotgun sequence genomic window, CCAGGATTCCTAGAATCCATGAAATTCTATTGAATTTTGAATCAGCGAGAGGTGGAATCTGTCATGTTTGTCACTCTTGTTTTGTCTGAACAGTAAAACACATATGTCTAATTTACCTACAGCCTCCACCCTGGGCTGGTGGCCTACACAGGCCTGGCTTCCTCAGACACCCCAGACACCTAGGTGACAACTGGTTTACAACACCAACAACATCTGCCTGACTTCTGGATAGATTCAGAGCTTTCAAGGCCAGATGGAGCATGGTAGTCCCCTATCTGAACTGCTGCAGAATACCCTTTAATTAGTCcatggttgaactagagcagatctcttagaaaaacacccaaccctgccttaaaaattgccagtgatggagaatccaccagggaGGTCTTTTAAAGTCTGTATTGTCCATTGGATCTACTAGCCCTGAGCCTTGGCCAATGTTTTGTAACTTGGCTAGAGCTGGCAAGTGGGATCTTCTTGGTTACTTGGACATTACCTCTTCACCATCCTGAAGCATTCACAGGGAGGTGGTTTCTCTGGAGCCGCTCTTTGTCCTGCTGGCTTCTTTTCCGTACTGGCCGCTTTCAAACTAAGCCAGGGTCTCCACACACTAAATCTTCCAGTGACCGGGTCATGTGGTGGTTGCAAAGTATTTCAGAGCCATCACACAAACCTTATGGAATCTAAGTAGTTCACGTAACACCTAggaatgattattattttttattttaagtagttctgggagccccagtcctggcccaggacctcgctgtgctagatgctgtacaaacagatgaAAGAGAGATTCTGTGTGCTAGAGATCTCACAATCTAAGGAGATGCAATGGATAGAGAGCTGGGCAGGGATGCAGGAGACCTGAGTTTGTTCCCGGTTCTGCCACTGGACGGACTGAAGGttctactgggtgaccttggccaagtcacgtCCTcactctgtggctcagtttccccatttgtaaaaactGGAATACTACTACTGACCTCCTTcctaaagttctttgagatctactgatgacaagCACTAGAGAAGAGCTAGATATCTCTACTATAATACTCAGACTCTTCTATGATACACTACACCTAATGCATTAAAAACCATCTGGAAATATAGAACCACAATGAAAGTTTTAGCAAACTATCTGGAACCTGTTGGATTCTATGTGGTTTGAAAACACTCAAGAATTCTGTGATGTCCTAGATCTAGTTGGGAATCTAGAACCCATTGACTTTGAATTTGAACACATTGAGAGGCTTACAAGAAATGAGATTCCAGGGCTATCTAGTGATGCAGAATCCAAGAGATTCAATTAGGTGAGAACACATTGCATGATCTAAAACAAACAAGATTCTGGAGCTGACTACTGATCTGGTTCTATTGATGACCCActgagattgaaaaaaaaaatagagaccCAGAACGCATGGGATTCTGGAGAGAGCAGGGAATCTAGAATCCAGGGACACTGCACGGTTTATAAACATTGATATACCTGGAACCCATCAGGATTTAGAACCATATAGGTTCTAGGAACAAAGGGGATGCCAAGTTTTCAACTCTCCCTAAGTTTGGGCACCTTCAGACCATCTCCTGTTTTGTGTTTTCCACTTCTGACCCCTGCCTTCTGTTACATTCGGGGCACTGCTGCCGAGATGGTCAACAAAAGCCGCCTTGACCAGAATGAGAAGAAACGTTGTGAAGACCTGCCAGAACTTCTCCCCAATGATTAGAGGATGGGAGAGAAGGAGGAATTGACACATGACGTGAAGGTGTAAATGATCAAACGGGTGCCTGTCACTGACTCTGGCACCTCCTTCCTGTAGAGCTTCAAGCCGTGGTAGAGTTGGTAGGGCAGCCAGCCAATGAAGAAGGAAACCACCATGGCCAACATTACTTTCAGGGCTTCCCAGCACATGCCCGCTTCTTCTCCTTCATCTTCAGCCGCACGCAGACGTAGCATCCCATAATGGTGCAGAATGTCAGCAGGAAGCCTGCATGAACCAGACCATGAAGACAGCCAGGTGGACCCATCTGCCTGGGTCCTGTGTCTCGGCTCTGGTCCAGTCTCTGGAGATGTTGTAATTATTGATGCAGGTGATCCTGCCCCCTTCCACCATGTGGGTCTCCTGGAAAGCCAGGTAGGGAGCACTGAGAGCGAAGGAGGGCAGCCACACTTTCCAGTCCAGGGCAGGGTGCGGTGATTCCAAAACCAGATGGGATTGTGAATAAGGGTGTCAAAGTCCAGGCTGATGAGCGTGAGAAGTAAGATGGAGATGAACATGTTCAGAGAGAGGCATGTATAGAGGAGTTTGCACATGGCCATGCTGAAGACCCAGTGGAAACCCAGGAGAATGTAGACGGTGAAGAAGGGGATCAGCAGGGTGAAGGTAGCAGGTGACCAGGTAGAGGAACCGCAGCATGGTCACCGGCCTCTTCAGCTTTAGCCCCAACACCCAGAAGTACAGCCTGTTCCCCATCACACCGACCAGGAAGGTGAGGAAGAGCAACACGGCTGCGGTGAGGTGAGAAGTGCTCACAGAAGCTGGGGTCTGGCTGGAATTCTCCCCAGTGGTTGGTTGAATGGTCATGTTGCCTCAATCCATGGTTCCCTGGGGACAGACAGAAGGGGGCAAAATGGAGAATGGAAGACAAAGAAGGGAGAAATACCAGAGGGTTAGGAATGTACCTTTGGAGAGGACCTCTCCGGCACCCTCTGGTCCTCCAGACTATCCAGGCTGGGTATTCTATGATCAACAGAGATATGgccagtggaactcactgctacaagacAGAGCTATGGGTCACCTCTTGATTTGAGCATTTTGTGCGCAGGATTTTTGTAATATCCTCATCAGCACCCTTGTATGActctttccttcctaagtgaaagcAAGTACCCTGGAGTTATAGGGAAATGGATGGAGCCAGTTGGACACATCAGCGATTTATCACTGTGAATTTCAAACCAGGTCTGGTTCCTTTTCAAAAatttaatataacttttttgttgTTAATGGAAAAAGTGGAAACTGGATTTTGTCAGGTTTTGGAACCTGACTCGGGTAAAAGATTTGGAAGTTTCAGTGAATGTTTCAGGGGATGGATAAAAAATGGCAGTTTTGGTAAGAAAAAACATGGGGTTTGAGTCAAATGTTCAGTTTCTATAAACTTTTTTAAGCCCAAATGCTTGGgttttgaaaacagatttttggTAAGGGAAAAGAACCCAATCAGGTTTCAATAACTGTATTGGGGGTTTGATTAAACACCATCAGTTTTGATGAAAACCATTCGGAGGCTTCGTAAAAGTCTTGAGTTTTCAGAAAACAGCTTTTAGCCCAAGCTTCaatttttgaaaactgtttttttggggaaaaaacactgatttttcagttttaaaaaatccGGTTGTCaggctggttaaaaaaaaaaacaagttcaaAGTTTATTAAAAACCAATTCTTTTTAACTGCAAACTCAACAGTTTTGTACATTTTAAGTCAGAggttagaaaaaactttctaactctcaagGGGGAGAAGCTCTGGAATTGGCTTCCGGGATGGTTTTGGGATCCCCATccctggagggttttaagaacagccGGACAAACACCTGGTGGCTTTTCTGGAAGATGCTCTTGGAAACATGCGGGATTGGGCTCAGTACGGGGGGACTAATTGAGAGCCCCTTGTCTGGGCTGTGCCGGAGACGAGACTGGAACGATCTAGGGGCCCGTCTGGGTTCCAGACGGATGGATTTATGAATTAGCAGCGGCAGGAGGCTGAGAATTCAGAGCAACTTTGCCCTTACGTCAGAGCCGTCTCCACTGGGTTCCCGTCTCGCTGGGGATGAATGCATGTGACATCTGGCCAGCAGATCCCTGGCACAGAGCTGAGCATCACCGGCACACGTGAGGCTCGGCAAGCTGGGGGCAGGCAACGGGATGGGAAACTGCAGTCTGGCTGATGCAGAAAACCTCAAAAGCTGAAGTGGTTTCACAAATGCACACGCCTAACCCAGCAGGAGAAAGTGCCGTGCTTCTGTGCCTGGAAGGGGCTTTCCACCTGGCAGCCTTGGGCCTTTTtaagggctgggaatcaggaacacctggtttctattcctgccttcgggggtggggtctagtggctagatcaggggggctgggaatcaggacacgTGGGTTATATTCCTGCCTTGGGGGATTGGGTCTAGTGGCTGAAGCTTGAATAGCCAAGCACATAGAAACTGCTCAAGGGTCCTATCTACAACAGCGTCTTGTCTCTAGCAAAGTCCAGCTGCTTCCAAGGAAGGCACAAGGCACCCCCTAGTGGATGAGGATGGAATAATCTCCCTCTGTGGGAAATTCACTGCTAGCCCCTTATGCCTAGGGGTTGGTTCCTGCTCTAAACAAGTGGGTCTAACCCCTTTCCAAGCATCTTGCTCTGAGTTTTAACTCCTGGCTAGAAAGGCTCCGCTTGTCCTCATTACTCataagtaaggctatgttttagtcacaggtatttttagtaaaagtcatggacaggtcacgggcaataaacaaaaattcagggacTGTGACCTGTCTATgatttttactatatacccctaactaaaacttggggctgaggtgctcgggggggggcggtctGGAGGTGCCACGGGTGCTCAGGGAGTGGCCCGGTACCACCACTGGTGTTGGGAGGGTGGGGGCGGTGGCACACAGCCCAGGACCCCCATgagtgttggggggtggggttggcagggctggcagggtccCTGCTCTGACCTGTATGTGTGTGCAGCTCCTAGGGAGAGGGGTGGCCGGGGGGCTCCGTACGCTGCTCCCACCACAAgcactgactccgcagctcccattggctgagacccgcagccaatgggatctgcaggaGCAGCACCTGCAGGCATGGGCAGAACgctgagccccctggcccctcagcCTAGGAGCTGCAAGGACATGCCAGTGGAAGCCAGGGAGGCCACCCACCCAGGTAAACACCGCCCCtcaccccaaccgcctgccccagcgctgagccccttcccacacccaaactgctgttgctgctgccggCCCAGGGAccggactctgcacttgtccttgttgaaactcatgagatttcttttggcccagtcctccaatttgtctaggtccctctggaccctctccctgccctccagTGTATCTGCCTCTCACCCAGTTTAGCGTCATCTGCGAGCTTGCTGAGGGTGTATCCATCCcaccatccagatcattaatgaagatgttgaacaaaatcagccccaggaccgacccctggggcactgcgctcgataccggctgccagctaaaCATCGAGCAGCTGATCACGACCTactgagcccaacgatctagccagctttctatccaccttatagtccattcatccagcccatacttctttaatttgcttgcaagaatactgtgggagaccatatcaaaagatttcctaaagtcaagatatatcacgtccaccgctttccccatatccacagagcaagttatgtcagtagatctcaaagaactttgccAAAGAGGTCAATAGCAGTCTCCTGGATtttacaaaaggggaaactgagtcacgcagTGCAGAAGTGACTTGGTCCAGGGCACTCAGtctgccagtggcagagccaggaataataCCAAGGCCTCCTGAGACCTGGTCCAGGTCTCTATCGATCCTGACTCCTTAGACAGTAAGCTCTCTCATGCAAGATCTGTCTTTTCCCTCtctatttatacagtgcctagcaaggTGGGGCTTGTGGCCATGACTAGACCGCCCACTGGGTTCTAGCCCTGGGTCTGGCAGAGGCATGGGGGCTAGTTTTAAAGCAATGGCTGTTTCTTAGGTGGTTGCTCTGCTACGACAGTGTCCGAATGATCATTTCCCTTTATGGTTTGCAGCTTTTCTATTTAGAGAGcaagtgggggtggagcatgtAGTAGACACAGAGTTAAGGGGAGTGAATTCAACACACAGGACAGTACTGAGGCGGGGACAGACAAATAGACACTTTGCTGGGCAAACACACACCGTCCGAATCTCTGCACCTGGTATGTTTCCACCACTTGCTGCCCAGGTGAGTCAAGATGATTGGCAGAGGCCCCCTCATTGGGTCTGAAGGGGAATTTCCTTGTAAGGCCACCTAGAAACCACAGAAATTTGCTATTTTAAAGGCAAACCAGTGGGAGTCCCTGCCACGGGGTATCAGAGGGGTTAGCCTGTGAAACTCCCTGCCACTGGGTATCGCTGGTGTTGGCCTGTGAAACTCCCTGCTACTGGGTATCAGTGGGGTTAGCCTGTGAGACTCCCTGCCACTGGGTAGCACTGGGGTTAACATGGGGCACTCAAGAGACAGAGGTAGTAGGTGAGATCTGTAATGTGGGTgaattttttgcttttgtttcatgGTAATCAGATGAGGTGTTCCACATTTGCAGAGTGTAAGCAAGAAGATCCTATGTCCCTCCCAGCGcccaggagtcttggctcccagcacctcccccattCTCTAACCATTAGGCCATTCTACAGAGCTAATaagtctgtgaggggggaaatcccagacagAGGCAGAGGTCCTTGTGCAGAGCTGGCAGCACGGCTGGTGTCAGAGAAGCAGCTCGGTGGATTAAGGCTTCCTGTGTTACAATGTAGGTGAGAAGGACCCTGCACGCTCTCACGAGTCAGGGTGTAGCAGCAATTCCTGTGACTGGCAGATGAGCACAagagatgggtgggggaggggtggttttGTCTTccttgtagcagtgagttccactggcACCAGCTCCAGCATGCTAGGAGTCAACAGCACCAATTCCCCCGCACCACCAACTGAGTAGGCCtgatccccctgccctggggccagattggaGCTGGCCAccatagaggggaaaggccccaggcccattccctgttcccttgAGCCAGCCACACATCCAGATCACAGCTATGTGGTATTCTCTGCATAGCTGTATATTTGATCTACTAGAGTGTCCCCTTCTCCACTCCTCCCATGTCTGCTATTCCCCTTGTCCTCCCCTACTGCTCACAGCTCTATCCTGTAGCAGTGAGTTCTACTGGCTATAGCCCAGTTTCTGAGAATATCCAGCCTGGATATTCTGGAGGACCAGAATCCATTATGTGTAGTATTTTATAGAAGAGTCTGTGTATTATAATAGCATTATCCAGCGAGGTCCTCTCAACAGTTTCCTTTCTAACCCACTCTGGTATTTCTCCCCTCTCTTTTTCCACTCTCCTTTTTCACCTCCACTGTCAACCCTTCCAACTCCTCTCCTGTCTCTTCCCAGCGTACAGTGGAACAAGATATCATGGCACTCCCACCAACCACAGTGGCAAATTCCATCAAGACCCCAGAGACCATGAAGACCGCTCACCTGGCCTCTGCTGTGTTGCTCTTCATCACCTTCTTAGTGGGTGTGGTGGGGAATGGGCTGTACCTGTgggtgctggggctgaagatgaggaggacggtGACCACCCTCTGGTTCCTCCACCTGGTCTCCTGCTACCTCCTCTTCACCCTGCTGATCCCCTTCTTCGCCATCTACATCCTCCTGGATTTCCACTGGGTCTTTGGCATGGCCACCTGCAAGCTTCTTAATGCCTTCATTTCCATGGGCATGTTCTCCTCCGTCTTCCTTCTCACACTCATCAGTCTGGACCGCTACACCCTCATTTACCATCCCATTTGGTCCCGGAATCACCGCACCATGCCCCGGGCTTGGAAGCTGGCTGTGGGAGTGTGGCTGGCCTCCTTCGGTCTCAGCGCTCCCTACCTGGCTTTCCGGGAGACCCACGtggtggatgggggcaggatcaCCTGCATCAATAATTACAACATCTCTGGAGACTGGAACGGAACCAAGACGCAGGACCTGGGCAGAAGGGTCCACCTAGCCATCTTCATGGTCCGGTTCCTGCTGGGTTTCCTGATGCCCTTCTGCACCATTGTGGGATGCTATGTCTGCGTGGGGCTGAAGATGAAGGAGAAGAAGCTGGCGTGGGCTGGAAAGCCCTTCAAAGTCATGGTGGCCGCCATGGTTTCCTTCTTTATCGGCTGGCTGCCCTACCACCTCTTCCACGGCTTGAAGCTCTACGAGAAGGAGGTGCCAGAGTCAGTGACGGGTGCCCTCTTGGTCATTTACACCTTCACGTCCTGCTTCaatgcctccttctcccccatccTTTACCTCTTTGTGGGGGAGAAGTTCTGGAAGGTCTTCAGGACGTCTCTTTTCACTCTGGTCAAAGCAGCTTTTGTTGACGATCTCAGCAGCAGTGCCCCTGCGTCTAGTGGAAGACACGGGTCAGAAGTCAAGAACACAAAACAGGAAATGGTCTGAAGGTGCCCAAACTTAGGGAGAGTTGAAAACTTGGCATCCCCTTTGTTCTTAGATTCCTGCTAGTTCTGAAGCCTAATGAGTTCCAGGTATCTCTATGTTGATTAACCCCTCAGTGTTCCTGGATTCTAGATTCCCTGCTGTCTCCAGAATCCTACACATCTAGATCTCTCAATTTTTTGAAACTCAATGGGTCATCAGTGGCACCAGAATGATAGCCAGCTCCAGAATC contains:
- the LOC135892750 gene encoding probable G-protein coupled receptor 33 gives rise to the protein MFPPLAAQRTVEQDIMALPPTTVANSIKTPETMKTAHLASAVLLFITFLVGVVGNGLYLWVLGLKMRRTVTTLWFLHLVSCYLLFTLLIPFFAIYILLDFHWVFGMATCKLLNAFISMGMFSSVFLLTLISLDRYTLIYHPIWSRNHRTMPRAWKLAVGVWLASFGLSAPYLAFRETHVVDGGRITCINNYNISGDWNGTKTQDLGRRVHLAIFMVRFLLGFLMPFCTIVGCYVCVGLKMKEKKLAWAGKPFKVMVAAMVSFFIGWLPYHLFHGLKLYEKEVPESVTGALLVIYTFTSCFNASFSPILYLFVGEKFWKVFRTSLFTLVKAAFVDDLSSSAPASSGRHGSEVKNTKQEMV